The following coding sequences are from one Panicum hallii strain FIL2 chromosome 5, PHallii_v3.1, whole genome shotgun sequence window:
- the LOC112893891 gene encoding malignant T-cell-amplified sequence 1 homolog, with product MFKKFSSEDISGQNQVKASVQRRIRQSIADEYPSLEPLLDDLLPKKSPMIVVKCQNHLNLVVVNNVPLFFNIRDGPYMPTLRLLHQYPGIMKRFQVDRGAIKFVLSGANIMCPGLTSPGGVLDDEVEEETPVAIMAEGKQHALAIGFTKMSAKDIRTINKGIGVDNMHYLNDGLWKMEKLE from the exons GTTCTCTTCGGAAGATATATCTGGACAGAATCAAGTTAAGGCCTCTGTACAGCGAAGGATTCGGCAAAGTATTGCTGATGAG TACCCTAGCCTTGAACCGTTGCTAGATGATTTGCTCCCCAAGAAGTCACCTATGATTGTTGTTAAATG CCAAAACCATCTGAATCTTGTGGTGGTGAACAATGTCCCACTATTTTTCAACATCCGTGATGGTCCTTATATGCCAACCCTGCGTCTTCTTCATCAAT ATCCTGGTATCATGAAAAGGTTCCAAGTGGACAGAGGTGCTATCAAATTTGTGCTCTCTGGTGCAAACATAATGTGTCCTGGATTGACGTCACCTGGTGGTGTCTTGGATGATGAAGTCGAGGAGGAAACACCAGTG GCTATAATGGCGGAAGGCAAACAACATGCACTGGCAATTGGGTTTACAAAGATGTCAGCAAAGGACAT AAGGACCATCAACAAAGGGATTGGAGTTGACAATATGCACTATCTAAATGATGGCCTATGGAAG ATGGAGAAGCTCGAATAA
- the LOC112894663 gene encoding lipoamide acyltransferase component of branched-chain alpha-keto acid dehydrogenase complex, mitochondrial isoform X1, whose protein sequence is MGAEQQLLALAESRTPLPPRLVLRIANKTTTTGPTNRKPNSQIIHHQQRLLSGRRHGDVTSPPPHGLGAPRLPLPSPPGRRLRRRPRPTRLAACSASATAGGTHVPRRAAAPAGPPSPPTPLRRRRVLGVARAAARRRKSASPLPHLLGTRCGFDFGLGALEHVQRWQRLGGARRWLASDASAAPAPAGEAAELVEVPLAQTGEGIAECELLRWFVAEGDQVDEFQPLCEVQSDKATIEITSRFKGKVHQIHFGPGDIVKVGETLLKMIVGDSQIVPPDNIFPSADKSHGVESAVPSNEGNIPTGTLSTPAVRHLAKQYGLNINEIVGTGKDGRVLKEDVLNYAVNKGLCKEQSSSLEENIDQVELLEERKSLSDMPLYEDKKILLRGYQRAMVKSMSLAAKVPHFHYLEEINCDSLVQLKTRFQNENKDNTIKHTFLPFLIKSLSMALSKYPMLNSSFIEETNEVVLKGSHNIGIAMATAHGLVVPNIKKVQSLSILEITKELTRLHEMASHNRLSTADIEGGTITLSNIGAIGGKFGSPLLNLPEVAIIALGRIQKLPRFDDGENVYPSSIINVTVGADHRVVDGAMVARFCNEWKGLVEKPELLLLGMR, encoded by the exons ATGGGCGCCGAGCAGCAGCTGCTCGCACTCGCAGAGTCCCgcactcctcttcctcctcgtctCGTGCTTCGCATTGCAAACAAGACGACCACCACCGGGCCAACCAATCGAAAACCCAACTCCCAGATCATTCACCATCAGCAGCGCCTCCTCAGCGGGAGACGACACGGAGACGTCACGTCGCCTCCCCCGCATGGCCTGGGCGCGCCTCGCCTCCCGCTGCCGtctccgcccggccgccgcctccgccgtcggCCGAGGCCCACGCGCCTCGCCGCCTGCTCCGCCTCCGCCACCGCAGGCGGGACCCACgtcccccgccgcgccgccgctccggcgGGTCCTCCGTCTCCCCCAACcccactccgccgccgccgcgtcctcgGCGTCGCACGCGCGGCTGCTCGGCGACGTAAGTCCGCGAGCCCCCTGCCCCACCTCCTCGGCACTCGCTGCGGTTTTGATTTTGGACTTGGGGCTCTGGAGCATGTGCAGCGGTGGCAGCGCCTGGGGGGCGCGAGGAGGTGGCTCGCCAGCGACGcctccgcggcgccggcgccggccggggAGGCGGCTGAACTGGTGGAGGTGCCCCTGGCGCAGACTGGGGAAGGCATCGCCGAGTGCGAGCTGCTGCGCTGGTTCGTCGCCGAG GGTGACCAAGTAGATGAATTCCAGCCACTCTGTGAAGTACAGAGTGACAAAGCAACTATCGAGATAACAAGTCGTTTCAAAGGAAAAGTACATCAGATTCACTTTGGACCTGGTGACATAGTGAAG GTTGGTGAAACTTTACTGAAAATGATTGTGGGTGACAGCCAAATTGTACCACCAGATAATATATTTCCATCCGCTGATAAGTCACATGGAGTAGAGTCTGCAGTTCCTTCAAATGAAGGCAATATTCCTACTGGAACACTCTCTACACCAGCTGTTAGGCATCTAGCGAAGCAGTATGGGCTCAACATAAATGAAATCGTTGGAACAGGGAAAGATGGTAGGGTTTTGAAAGAAGATGTGTTGAACTATGCTGTTAACAAGGGTCTTTGCAAAgaacaatcatcatctttggAAGAGAACATTGATCAAGTTGAGTTACTGGAGGAAAGGAAGTCATTATCCGACATGCCTTTGTATGAAGATAAGAAAATTCTTCTCAG GGGTTACCAGAGAGCAATGGTCAAATCAATGAGCCTGGCTGCAAAAGTTCCACATTTTCATTATCTGGAGGAAATAAATTGTGATTCTCTTGTGCAACTGAAGACCAGATTTCAAAATGAGAACAAAGATAACACTATCAAGCACACTTTCCTTCCGTTCCTCATAAAGTCACTTTCTATGGCACTGAGTAAATATCCTATGTTGAACAGCTCTTTCATTGAGGAAACCAATGAGGTAGTGTTGAAAG GATCCCATAACATTGGGATAGCAATGGCTACAGCACATGGTTTAGTCGTGCCAAACATCAAGAAAGTGCAGTCACTATCAATATTGGAG ATCACAAAGGAATTGACACGGTTGCATGAGATGGCATCACACAACAGGCTAAGCACTGCGGATATTGAAGGTGGCACCATAACCCTTAGCAACATAGGCGCCATCGGTGGCAAGTTCGGCTCTCCACTTCTGAACCTGCCTGAAGTTGCCATCATTGCCCTGGGGCGCATTCAGAAACTTCCTCGCTTTGATGATGGCGAAAACGTTTACCCTTCATCCATAATCAAC gttactgttggagccgATCACCGAGTTGTTGATGGGGCCATGGTTGCAAGATTCTGTAATGAGTGGAAGGGCCTCGTGGAGAAGCCAGAGCTGCTCTTGCTGGGTATGCGATGA
- the LOC112894663 gene encoding lipoamide acyltransferase component of branched-chain alpha-keto acid dehydrogenase complex, mitochondrial isoform X2 — MAWARLASRCRLRPAAASAVGRGPRASPPAPPPPPQAGPTSPAAPPLRRVLRLPQPHSAAAASSASHARLLGDRWQRLGGARRWLASDASAAPAPAGEAAELVEVPLAQTGEGIAECELLRWFVAEGDQVDEFQPLCEVQSDKATIEITSRFKGKVHQIHFGPGDIVKVGETLLKMIVGDSQIVPPDNIFPSADKSHGVESAVPSNEGNIPTGTLSTPAVRHLAKQYGLNINEIVGTGKDGRVLKEDVLNYAVNKGLCKEQSSSLEENIDQVELLEERKSLSDMPLYEDKKILLRGYQRAMVKSMSLAAKVPHFHYLEEINCDSLVQLKTRFQNENKDNTIKHTFLPFLIKSLSMALSKYPMLNSSFIEETNEVVLKGSHNIGIAMATAHGLVVPNIKKVQSLSILEITKELTRLHEMASHNRLSTADIEGGTITLSNIGAIGGKFGSPLLNLPEVAIIALGRIQKLPRFDDGENVYPSSIINVTVGADHRVVDGAMVARFCNEWKGLVEKPELLLLGMR; from the exons ATGGCCTGGGCGCGCCTCGCCTCCCGCTGCCGtctccgcccggccgccgcctccgccgtcggCCGAGGCCCACGCGCCTCGCCGCCTGCTCCGCCTCCGCCACCGCAGGCGGGACCCACgtcccccgccgcgccgccgctccggcgGGTCCTCCGTCTCCCCCAACcccactccgccgccgccgcgtcctcgGCGTCGCACGCGCGGCTGCTCGGCGAC CGGTGGCAGCGCCTGGGGGGCGCGAGGAGGTGGCTCGCCAGCGACGcctccgcggcgccggcgccggccggggAGGCGGCTGAACTGGTGGAGGTGCCCCTGGCGCAGACTGGGGAAGGCATCGCCGAGTGCGAGCTGCTGCGCTGGTTCGTCGCCGAG GGTGACCAAGTAGATGAATTCCAGCCACTCTGTGAAGTACAGAGTGACAAAGCAACTATCGAGATAACAAGTCGTTTCAAAGGAAAAGTACATCAGATTCACTTTGGACCTGGTGACATAGTGAAG GTTGGTGAAACTTTACTGAAAATGATTGTGGGTGACAGCCAAATTGTACCACCAGATAATATATTTCCATCCGCTGATAAGTCACATGGAGTAGAGTCTGCAGTTCCTTCAAATGAAGGCAATATTCCTACTGGAACACTCTCTACACCAGCTGTTAGGCATCTAGCGAAGCAGTATGGGCTCAACATAAATGAAATCGTTGGAACAGGGAAAGATGGTAGGGTTTTGAAAGAAGATGTGTTGAACTATGCTGTTAACAAGGGTCTTTGCAAAgaacaatcatcatctttggAAGAGAACATTGATCAAGTTGAGTTACTGGAGGAAAGGAAGTCATTATCCGACATGCCTTTGTATGAAGATAAGAAAATTCTTCTCAG GGGTTACCAGAGAGCAATGGTCAAATCAATGAGCCTGGCTGCAAAAGTTCCACATTTTCATTATCTGGAGGAAATAAATTGTGATTCTCTTGTGCAACTGAAGACCAGATTTCAAAATGAGAACAAAGATAACACTATCAAGCACACTTTCCTTCCGTTCCTCATAAAGTCACTTTCTATGGCACTGAGTAAATATCCTATGTTGAACAGCTCTTTCATTGAGGAAACCAATGAGGTAGTGTTGAAAG GATCCCATAACATTGGGATAGCAATGGCTACAGCACATGGTTTAGTCGTGCCAAACATCAAGAAAGTGCAGTCACTATCAATATTGGAG ATCACAAAGGAATTGACACGGTTGCATGAGATGGCATCACACAACAGGCTAAGCACTGCGGATATTGAAGGTGGCACCATAACCCTTAGCAACATAGGCGCCATCGGTGGCAAGTTCGGCTCTCCACTTCTGAACCTGCCTGAAGTTGCCATCATTGCCCTGGGGCGCATTCAGAAACTTCCTCGCTTTGATGATGGCGAAAACGTTTACCCTTCATCCATAATCAAC gttactgttggagccgATCACCGAGTTGTTGATGGGGCCATGGTTGCAAGATTCTGTAATGAGTGGAAGGGCCTCGTGGAGAAGCCAGAGCTGCTCTTGCTGGGTATGCGATGA